Part of the Aquimarina sp. MAR_2010_214 genome is shown below.
TTTGTTTTTATAGCATCCTGAGCTTGCATATATAACTTAAGCCTAATAACAGATTAAAAACATGAAACAAATATCAATTAATTAGTAATGATAATGTCTTTGAGTTTCAAAAGTTAAAAAACTAAAACCAATACTAATACCAGAATTTATTACAAAAAGCTGTTTTAAAAACTCTAAACATTTCATACCTTACTCAAGTAAACATCTTTTATTTTTCATATTCGCAACATGATTTTCGAAAAAGACATTCTTAAAAAAATTGATTTCATTACAGAAAAAGAACTTCAGGAGGAAATCCTTAAAAATTGTGAAGTCTTATCTTTTAAAAAAGGAGATGTAATTGTTAGAGAAGGTCAATATGTTAAGATACTACCAATTGTAATTTCTGGACATATCAGAGTATTTCAGACAAAAGAAGATAGAGAAATTTTGCTTTACTATGTCGAACCAAGTCAGACCTGTATGATGTCATTATCAGCATGTTTCTTTAACAATCAAAGTCCTTCACAGGCTATAGCAATGGCTCAAACCGAAATTATTGCAATACCATCAAGATTTATTATCCAATGGCAAAAGCAATATAATTCATGGAACAATTTTGTGATTAAAACGTTTAGAAAAAGATACGATGAACTCCTTGACACTTTTGAGAGTGTTGCTTTTGATCATATTGACAAAAGAGTTATTGAGTACTTAGAACGCAGAAAATTACATCAAGAAAGTTCTATGGTTAAAATTTCTCATCAACAATTGGCTAATGAGTTAGGTACAACAAGAGTAGTTATTTCTCGTATCTTAAAACAATTCGAATTGAATGGGAAATTAATTTTACATAGAGCTGAGATAGAATTATTATAACTTTTCTCACTCTGTGTATCTTTTGATACCGTTTTATCGATGATTACTTACTGACCTTTGAAACATTCATTAATAAAAAAATAAAATATGAGTGCTAAAAGTTTTTTAATAGAAATGGAACAAGAATTTGTTTCAACAAAAAATCTTCTGGATATACTTCCCGAAAATCGATTACACTATAAACCACATGAAAAAGCAATGTCACTTGGTCAGCTCGCTTTTCATATCGCAACTATTCCAAGCAGGAATTTGAGGTTTGCCAAAGACGGTCAGGTAGAAACAGAGATCATCGTCGAACATCCTATTCCTAGTAATAAGGCCGAAATTCTTGATGCTTTTGAAAAGAGTATAACTTCTGTAAGAATTTTACTCAACGAAGAAGACACGTCCTGGTTAAAAAATGATTGGAAACTTCTAAAATCACAAAACCCAATAGCAGAAATGTCTACCTATGCCTTTATAAGAACTTTTGTTCTTAATCACTGGTATCATCATAGAGGAGAATTAACCACATATCTAAGAATACTAGATAAAAGACTACCTTCTATTTATGGACCAACAGCAGATGTAAACCCATTTGCTTAGATGTAAAATCAAAATGAATTAGGGAGATGTAGATATCTCACCTCATCTCCCTTTTATGAAATAAGTAGTAATAAAAAAATTAGTTACAGGATGAAACGAATTATAAATATTTACTCTCCAAAATATCTTGAATAATCAGATTCTGCTGCAATATATCCAAAAGAACTTCGTGATTTACCATTCAGAATTTCCTGAAGTCGTATCCTTGCTTTCTCCTTGTTTCCGTTATAAAAAAACCAATTAGCAAGCCCGTAACGAGTAGCATCATCCTGAGGAGTATCTTTTTCTATTTGTAATGAATCAATTGGCAGTATTTTTTTATAAAATCTACATAGATTATAATAACTTGTATTTTCGATAATCGTCATATCATTTGTTATCATATCTAATACTTCTTTTGCCTTATTCTCATTACCCATTCTTCTCTGGATCATATACAACCAATTTGTACTCGAGGCTGTATTGTCATCATTAGACTTTAAATTTCTACAATTAAGATAAGCATGGTATGCTTTTTTCATATCATCTTTTAAATAATATGCTAGTCCCAGATGATACCA
Proteins encoded:
- a CDS encoding Crp/Fnr family transcriptional regulator translates to MIFEKDILKKIDFITEKELQEEILKNCEVLSFKKGDVIVREGQYVKILPIVISGHIRVFQTKEDREILLYYVEPSQTCMMSLSACFFNNQSPSQAIAMAQTEIIAIPSRFIIQWQKQYNSWNNFVIKTFRKRYDELLDTFESVAFDHIDKRVIEYLERRKLHQESSMVKISHQQLANELGTTRVVISRILKQFELNGKLILHRAEIELL
- a CDS encoding DinB family protein translates to MSAKSFLIEMEQEFVSTKNLLDILPENRLHYKPHEKAMSLGQLAFHIATIPSRNLRFAKDGQVETEIIVEHPIPSNKAEILDAFEKSITSVRILLNEEDTSWLKNDWKLLKSQNPIAEMSTYAFIRTFVLNHWYHHRGELTTYLRILDKRLPSIYGPTADVNPFA